In Streptomyces sclerotialus, one genomic interval encodes:
- a CDS encoding UvrD-helicase domain-containing protein, with amino-acid sequence MTARLSLYQKAENELYKMDSSVKTKFYDFCHQFRLDPDHPSIDLKPLKGDGRIFRAKIDRSYRALLARAGVGADGVQQWLIVAVRHRKDVYEELSVAINRITGEIEFVDLGVVGQSVLQRAGLQLTPAPDGQAAPTEPTRAPVVSQEPAAPVEPLLVSCTPEDLRRLGVADALIDLALTVTTDEELDQLIAGAPRLTAEVLTGLGSGMSVDEVEREITQPASAELEPGFENDMAAALTRTAVTTVDDDIRNVLAEGDFRAWKVYLHPTQHKIVERNYSGPARVSGGPGTGKTIVALHRVARLAAALPPGHGKPILLTTYTKNLTADLRARLTSLMDSALLDRIDIKHIDQLAQSVLNENTAPGSQRSLITDDRALGVLREVLFEHDEHRWDGEFLFDEWEQIILGQSLATRQDYFKARRAGMGRALNRPERAAVWKLLDQFTLRLNGLGRETWAQSAERAARYEMERARKIQLRAERKEDIGGGDLSHLDDNSSGMRYLRHRYRHIIVDEAQDLSPAHWKMLRAMVAPGPDDLFIASDTHQRIYDRQVTLSTVGINIRGRSSKLTLSYRTTQEILDQAAKVVRGATYDDLDDGTDSLEGYHSLLHGPAPEYVACADWTDEITQLAEALKQWRAEITEPAEDGTARDPSGTMAVCVADGEMASRVAADLEIKHGITTATLTKDGPQGGGEVHIGTMHRFKGLEYQKLAIVGASDGILPRSALTEKYATTDPKRYERELKKSRNQLFVATTRARDALRVSWHGRPSPFLPV; translated from the coding sequence ATGACCGCACGCCTCAGTCTCTACCAGAAGGCCGAAAACGAGCTCTACAAGATGGACTCGTCGGTCAAGACGAAGTTCTACGACTTCTGTCACCAGTTCCGCCTCGACCCCGATCACCCCAGCATCGATCTCAAGCCCCTGAAGGGCGACGGCCGTATTTTCCGCGCCAAGATCGACCGCTCGTACCGGGCGCTTCTCGCCCGGGCCGGTGTCGGCGCCGACGGAGTGCAGCAATGGCTGATCGTCGCCGTCCGCCATCGCAAGGACGTTTACGAAGAGCTCAGCGTCGCCATCAACCGGATCACCGGTGAGATCGAGTTCGTCGACCTCGGCGTCGTCGGCCAGAGTGTCCTCCAGCGCGCGGGACTCCAGCTCACTCCGGCCCCGGACGGGCAAGCCGCACCGACGGAGCCCACGCGCGCGCCGGTTGTGTCGCAGGAACCGGCCGCCCCTGTCGAACCGCTCCTCGTCAGCTGCACCCCCGAGGACCTGCGCCGGCTGGGTGTCGCCGACGCCCTTATCGACCTCGCCCTCACCGTCACGACCGACGAGGAACTCGACCAGCTCATCGCCGGCGCCCCGCGCCTGACCGCCGAGGTCCTCACCGGGCTCGGCTCCGGCATGTCCGTCGACGAGGTCGAACGCGAGATCACCCAGCCCGCTTCCGCCGAGCTCGAGCCAGGCTTCGAGAACGACATGGCGGCGGCCCTCACCCGCACCGCGGTCACCACGGTCGACGACGACATCCGCAACGTCCTTGCCGAGGGCGACTTCCGCGCCTGGAAGGTCTATCTCCACCCCACCCAGCACAAGATCGTCGAACGTAATTACAGCGGCCCCGCCCGCGTCAGCGGCGGACCCGGAACCGGCAAAACCATCGTCGCCCTGCACCGCGTCGCCCGCCTCGCCGCTGCTCTGCCGCCCGGCCATGGCAAGCCGATCCTGCTGACCACATACACCAAGAACCTCACCGCCGACCTGCGCGCCCGGCTCACTTCCCTCATGGATTCAGCGCTGCTGGACCGTATCGACATCAAGCACATCGACCAACTCGCCCAGAGCGTCCTCAACGAGAACACCGCGCCCGGTTCCCAACGCAGCCTGATCACCGACGACAGGGCCCTGGGCGTGTTGCGCGAAGTCCTATTCGAACACGACGAGCATCGCTGGGACGGCGAGTTCCTCTTCGACGAATGGGAACAGATCATCCTCGGCCAGTCCCTCGCCACCCGCCAGGATTACTTCAAGGCCCGTCGCGCCGGCATGGGCCGTGCCCTCAACCGCCCCGAACGCGCTGCCGTCTGGAAACTGCTCGACCAGTTCACACTGCGCCTGAACGGACTGGGCCGCGAGACCTGGGCCCAGTCCGCCGAACGCGCGGCCCGCTACGAGATGGAACGCGCCCGCAAAATCCAACTCCGGGCCGAACGCAAGGAGGACATCGGCGGTGGCGACCTGTCCCACCTCGACGACAACAGCTCCGGGATGCGCTACCTGCGTCACCGTTACCGGCACATCATCGTCGACGAGGCCCAGGATCTCAGCCCCGCCCACTGGAAGATGCTGCGCGCCATGGTCGCGCCCGGCCCGGACGACCTGTTCATCGCCAGCGACACGCACCAGCGGATCTACGACCGGCAGGTCACCCTCTCCACCGTCGGCATCAACATCCGCGGCCGCTCCTCGAAACTGACGCTCAGCTACCGCACCACCCAGGAGATCCTCGACCAGGCAGCCAAGGTCGTCCGCGGAGCCACCTACGACGACCTCGACGACGGCACCGACAGCCTGGAGGGCTACCACTCTCTGCTGCACGGCCCGGCCCCCGAGTACGTCGCCTGCGCCGACTGGACCGACGAGATTACCCAGCTCGCCGAGGCTCTCAAGCAGTGGCGCGCGGAAATCACCGAACCGGCCGAGGACGGCACAGCACGCGACCCCAGCGGCACCATGGCCGTGTGCGTCGCCGATGGCGAAATGGCCAGCCGCGTAGCCGCCGACCTGGAAATCAAGCACGGAATCACCACGGCGACCCTTACCAAAGACGGACCGCAGGGCGGCGGTGAAGTACACATCGGCACAATGCACCGCTTCAAGGGCCTCGAGTACCAAAAGCTCGCCATCGTTGGGGCCAGCGATGGAATCCTCCCGCGCTCCGCCCTAACCGAGAAGTACGCGACGACCGATCCCAAGCGCTACGAACGTGAGCTGAAGAAGAGCCGCAATCAGCTCTTTGTCGCCACTACCCGAGCCCGTGATGCGCTGCGCGTCTCCTGGCATGGCAGGCCTAGCCCGTTCCTACCTGTATAG
- a CDS encoding type ISP restriction/modification enzyme, with translation MADFGSECRERLRVSDTEASISLPVAKLVEAFGARWKLSPRLHPEYPLPEARVRPDYAVETAGRITGFLELKAPGHDVTPDGFTKRDREQWELMRRLPNVLYTNGHTWCLYRGGPRPLRTVRLEGDLYRSGRRLRTGEAHGAVFRDLLREFLGWQPQRITTVSQLVTSIAPLCQYLREEVLEQLALECRAPDGLGSRRRAPKPFTALAHHWSKVLFPSTDGQAPDRLFADRYTQTIAFALLLARIENVPLAGRNFADVARELKAENTVMGRALQLLTETVDDEFARRIDTLVQVIDAVNWEAIRAQKPDAHVHLYENFLQEYDRELRKRSGTYYTPPRLVKEMVRFTDAVLRTRLGCVEGFADEQVTIVDPAMGTGTFLSEIIDTVAEERSRRGEGFRGEAVEQLAGRLIGFERQMAAYAVAQMRITQTLREQVTDTQLGDLRLHLADTLADPYERATLFTFLPDGDPLVENTRKADWIKREQKVTVMISNPPDRERAEGEGGWVEKGREGDDRPPLLDDFRLGGRNGVHENKLKNLYVYFWRWATFKVFEQHRSESDRGIVAFISTAGFLSGPGFRGMRKYLRETCSEGWIIDLSPEGIQPPMRTRLFEGVQQQLTIAVFVRSRAETELAHIRYVALDGNTREEKYAQLEALGPDSDQWRSVRQDAHAPFTPAAHGAWDTYPAMDDLLPWTVPGILPKRTWVYSPDSDMLRSRWRRLTTETDIAEKRALFRETQSRSVDRQVKPLPGSAQQRRSMLEAGSECPEPVPVAFRPFDRQWIIPDNRVLDRCSPELWENRADGQIHIVEQHSERFGDGPATLFTALMPDMHHFTGWGGGRVIPLLQKDGTPNVTPGLLQHLRNSFGGLPVTAEDLAAYIAAVTAHPGFRTRFDDELTTNGVRVPLTGDATLWSEALHIGRKVIWASTFGERFVDPAAGRPGGPRQVWTTAQPAITYRRQVGRDELPEGFVYDADGSELRVGQGAFGPVTQEMRDYQVSGQNVLDGWLKRRTGPPSRRAVSQLDHIRHDRWRPAWSEELQYVLAVLWHLVELQSAQNELLDGVLMSPLVSVSELQRRNILPVPDTARRSAPAPIQPDPIPGTEGIEAREPHAVRPLTAERDSSTTAPMTRSRASRKAGARQAPRKKRKEP, from the coding sequence GTGGCGGACTTCGGATCCGAGTGCAGGGAGCGTCTGCGGGTCAGCGACACGGAGGCGTCCATCAGCCTGCCGGTGGCGAAGCTGGTGGAGGCTTTCGGTGCGCGCTGGAAGCTGAGTCCTCGTCTTCACCCCGAGTACCCCTTGCCCGAGGCCCGGGTGCGTCCGGACTACGCGGTGGAGACCGCGGGGCGCATCACCGGCTTCCTGGAGCTGAAGGCCCCTGGGCACGACGTCACACCCGACGGCTTCACGAAGCGGGACCGCGAGCAGTGGGAGCTGATGCGTCGGCTACCCAACGTGCTGTACACCAACGGCCACACCTGGTGCCTGTACCGAGGCGGGCCGCGGCCCCTCCGCACGGTCCGGCTCGAGGGTGATCTCTACCGGTCCGGCAGACGGTTGCGTACCGGTGAAGCCCACGGTGCGGTGTTTCGGGATCTACTGCGGGAGTTTCTCGGATGGCAGCCGCAACGCATCACCACCGTGAGCCAGTTGGTGACGTCCATCGCTCCGCTGTGCCAGTACCTGCGCGAGGAGGTGCTGGAGCAGCTTGCCCTCGAATGCAGAGCGCCAGACGGTCTTGGCAGCCGACGGCGTGCCCCCAAGCCCTTCACCGCTCTCGCGCACCACTGGAGCAAGGTGCTCTTCCCCTCGACCGATGGCCAGGCCCCCGACCGCCTCTTCGCCGACCGCTATACCCAGACCATCGCCTTCGCTTTGCTGCTGGCTCGCATCGAAAACGTACCGCTCGCTGGGCGTAACTTCGCTGACGTCGCACGTGAGTTGAAGGCCGAGAATACGGTCATGGGCCGAGCCCTGCAGTTGCTGACGGAGACGGTAGACGACGAGTTCGCCCGTCGCATCGACACGCTCGTGCAGGTCATCGATGCCGTCAACTGGGAGGCGATCCGAGCTCAGAAGCCCGACGCCCACGTTCACCTCTACGAGAATTTCCTGCAGGAATACGATCGCGAGCTCCGTAAACGCTCCGGCACGTACTACACCCCGCCCCGTCTCGTGAAGGAAATGGTCCGCTTCACCGATGCCGTACTGCGCACCCGGCTGGGTTGCGTGGAAGGGTTCGCCGACGAGCAGGTGACGATCGTCGATCCCGCCATGGGCACGGGCACATTCCTCAGCGAAATCATCGACACAGTCGCCGAGGAGCGCTCCCGACGCGGGGAGGGTTTCCGGGGCGAAGCGGTGGAACAACTGGCGGGCCGGCTGATCGGCTTTGAACGGCAGATGGCCGCCTACGCGGTCGCCCAGATGAGGATCACCCAGACCCTCCGCGAGCAAGTCACCGACACTCAACTCGGAGATCTGCGACTCCATCTCGCCGATACCCTCGCAGACCCCTACGAGAGGGCCACGCTCTTTACGTTCCTGCCTGATGGCGATCCGCTGGTAGAGAACACACGCAAGGCGGACTGGATCAAGCGGGAGCAAAAGGTCACCGTCATGATCAGTAACCCGCCGGACCGGGAGAGAGCCGAAGGAGAGGGCGGCTGGGTGGAGAAGGGCCGTGAGGGTGACGACAGACCACCTTTACTCGATGACTTCCGCCTCGGTGGCAGGAACGGAGTGCATGAGAACAAGCTCAAGAACCTGTACGTCTACTTCTGGCGCTGGGCCACCTTCAAGGTCTTCGAACAGCATCGTTCCGAGTCGGACCGCGGAATCGTCGCCTTCATCAGTACCGCAGGCTTCCTCAGCGGGCCCGGTTTTCGGGGCATGAGGAAGTACCTGCGTGAGACTTGTTCGGAGGGCTGGATCATCGACCTCAGTCCAGAGGGAATCCAGCCACCAATGCGGACTCGCCTCTTCGAAGGCGTACAGCAGCAATTGACGATCGCCGTGTTTGTCCGCAGCAGGGCCGAGACTGAGCTCGCCCACATCAGGTACGTCGCGTTGGACGGCAATACCCGTGAGGAGAAGTACGCGCAACTCGAGGCTCTCGGGCCGGACAGTGACCAGTGGCGGTCGGTGCGCCAGGACGCCCACGCCCCGTTCACGCCCGCGGCACACGGAGCCTGGGATACCTATCCCGCAATGGACGATTTGCTGCCATGGACAGTGCCCGGCATCCTACCGAAGCGGACGTGGGTCTACTCCCCGGACTCCGACATGCTTCGCTCCCGATGGCGGAGGCTGACCACCGAGACGGATATTGCCGAGAAGCGCGCCTTATTCCGGGAGACTCAGAGCCGTAGCGTCGACCGGCAGGTCAAGCCGCTCCCGGGTTCAGCACAGCAAAGGCGGTCGATGCTAGAGGCAGGCTCCGAGTGTCCAGAGCCGGTACCTGTAGCCTTCCGACCTTTCGATCGGCAGTGGATCATTCCAGACAACAGGGTCCTCGACAGATGCTCGCCGGAGCTGTGGGAGAACCGGGCCGACGGGCAGATCCATATCGTGGAGCAGCACTCCGAACGTTTCGGCGACGGCCCCGCTACTCTATTCACAGCGCTGATGCCGGATATGCATCACTTCACTGGCTGGGGCGGTGGCAGGGTAATCCCCCTCCTGCAGAAGGATGGCACCCCCAATGTGACCCCCGGCCTTCTCCAGCACCTGCGTAACTCCTTCGGGGGTCTGCCTGTCACCGCCGAGGACTTGGCCGCGTACATCGCGGCAGTAACCGCCCACCCCGGCTTCCGCACCCGCTTCGATGACGAACTCACCACCAACGGCGTCCGCGTACCACTAACCGGTGACGCCACACTGTGGTCGGAGGCGCTGCACATTGGGCGGAAGGTGATCTGGGCCTCGACCTTCGGAGAGAGGTTTGTGGACCCGGCGGCGGGGAGGCCCGGTGGACCTCGGCAGGTCTGGACGACTGCGCAGCCAGCGATCACGTACCGGAGACAGGTCGGTAGGGACGAACTCCCCGAGGGCTTCGTCTACGATGCCGACGGGTCCGAACTCCGCGTCGGGCAGGGCGCTTTCGGGCCGGTGACTCAAGAGATGCGGGATTACCAAGTCAGCGGACAGAATGTTCTCGACGGCTGGTTGAAACGCAGGACGGGACCACCGTCCCGTAGGGCCGTCAGTCAGCTGGATCACATTCGGCACGACCGATGGCGCCCCGCCTGGAGCGAGGAACTTCAGTACGTGCTCGCTGTCCTCTGGCATCTGGTCGAGCTGCAGTCGGCTCAGAATGAGCTGCTCGACGGTGTTCTCATGTCACCGCTGGTCAGTGTCTCCGAGCTGCAGCGTCGGAACATCCTGCCCGTCCCGGACACTGCACGACGTTCTGCCCCCGCACCGATACAGCCCGATCCCATCCCTGGGACCGAGGGCATCGAGGCGCGCGAGCCACACGCCGTCAGGCCACTCACCGCGGAGAGGGACTCTTCGACCACCGCTCCGATGACGCGGTCGCGGGCGAGCCGGAAAGCCGGCGCTAGGCAGGCACCCCGCAAGAAGCGAAAAGAGCCGTAG
- the puuE gene encoding allantoinase PuuE, which produces MSQMPFYDSTADYPRDLVGYGQDGYDPKWPGGARIAVQFVLNYEEGGENNVLHGDPTAETFLSEMFNPSPYPERHMSMDGVYEYGSRQGVWRILREFDRFNLPLTVFGVATALERNPDVTEAFLDRGHDIVCHGLKWIHYQEVPEEIERAHMQQALDIIERLTGRRPLGWYTGRDSPNTRRLVVDDGRLLYDSDYYGDDLPFWMLVKNSDGGTKPHLVVPYTLDCNDMRFGLPQGYSDAEPFYRYLRDQFDTLYDEGDPNGLARPKMMSIGLHCRMVGRPGRLPALRRFLDYITAKDGVWVATRGAIAEHWLEHHPRPEL; this is translated from the coding sequence ATGTCGCAGATGCCGTTCTATGACAGCACCGCTGACTACCCCCGCGACCTTGTCGGCTACGGGCAGGACGGGTATGACCCGAAATGGCCCGGGGGAGCGCGCATCGCCGTGCAGTTCGTCCTCAACTATGAAGAGGGCGGGGAGAACAATGTGCTCCACGGCGATCCGACGGCCGAGACGTTCCTGTCCGAGATGTTCAATCCCAGCCCCTACCCCGAGCGGCACATGTCCATGGACGGGGTGTACGAGTACGGGTCGCGTCAAGGGGTCTGGCGAATCCTGCGGGAATTCGACCGGTTCAACCTGCCTCTCACCGTGTTCGGAGTCGCCACGGCCCTCGAACGCAATCCAGACGTCACCGAAGCCTTCCTCGACCGTGGCCACGACATCGTCTGCCACGGACTCAAGTGGATCCACTACCAGGAGGTGCCCGAGGAGATCGAACGGGCCCACATGCAGCAGGCACTCGACATCATCGAGAGGCTTACCGGCAGGCGGCCGCTGGGCTGGTACACAGGACGGGATTCGCCGAACACCCGCCGCCTCGTCGTCGACGACGGCCGGCTGCTCTACGACTCCGACTATTACGGTGACGACCTGCCGTTCTGGATGCTGGTGAAGAACTCCGACGGCGGCACGAAGCCACATCTCGTGGTGCCCTACACGCTCGACTGCAACGACATGCGTTTCGGCCTGCCCCAGGGCTACAGCGACGCCGAACCATTCTACCGGTACCTCCGGGACCAGTTCGACACGCTCTACGACGAGGGCGATCCGAATGGGCTGGCCCGCCCCAAGATGATGAGCATCGGACTGCACTGCCGAATGGTCGGACGTCCCGGCCGGCTTCCCGCCCTGCGCCGCTTCCTCGACTACATCACCGCCAAGGACGGAGTGTGGGTGGCCACTCGGGGCGCCATTGCCGAGCACTGGCTCGAGCACCACCCGCGGCCGGAGTTGTGA
- a CDS encoding DUF1490 family protein has protein sequence MKMNVMSMWSRRVCRFGERQPAEAPRTRRPSRTATGSRTALPLAQRHTCGSPEAHLRQRFRAGGVPTQPFAPSGAATGRLVHCAASAVAGALIVKGATKPLHPAKPAARKAVVEGLAQSIRTGRWLASFAEEARLKAGDVLAEARIPLGEEVPPPSEVAPRATGTSTDHVRCDCPLPDHGPDPSASRCSGSMPLV, from the coding sequence ATGAAAATGAATGTCATGTCTATGTGGTCGCGACGAGTGTGCCGGTTCGGCGAACGCCAGCCGGCGGAGGCACCACGTACGAGACGGCCCTCTCGGACCGCGACCGGTTCGCGTACGGCCCTCCCCCTCGCCCAGAGGCACACCTGCGGCAGCCCAGAGGCACACCTGCGGCAGCGATTCCGGGCAGGAGGAGTCCCGACGCAGCCCTTCGCGCCCTCCGGCGCCGCCACCGGACGGCTCGTCCACTGCGCCGCCTCCGCAGTGGCAGGCGCCCTGATCGTCAAAGGCGCCACCAAACCCCTCCACCCGGCCAAGCCTGCCGCCCGTAAGGCCGTCGTCGAGGGCTTGGCCCAGAGCATCCGCACCGGACGGTGGCTGGCCTCGTTCGCGGAAGAGGCCCGGCTCAAGGCCGGCGACGTCCTCGCGGAGGCCCGTATACCACTGGGTGAAGAGGTCCCGCCGCCCTCCGAGGTCGCCCCCAGGGCCACGGGCACGAGCACGGATCATGTCCGGTGTGACTGTCCGCTCCCTGACCACGGGCCGGATCCGTCTGCCAGTCGGTGTTCGGGGTCCATGCCGTTGGTGTAG
- a CDS encoding GTP-binding protein, giving the protein MTGNTPHVRGVAVDHVLRAAPGAVVLAVSIQHRDGAYPAVQRFISGGDARQQTAAPLSATGDPAVILRQDLLALRRTTGAPHVVLALPAEFDVLPFLTELWRTRIGSSSLADHYEPAPLLVGVDPAPFMADIGCVHRAAPLWGGDGHTDPLTPAEAAARQVEAADALILPVAANGDGERMEGVAALAGHLNGQAVLVASSHIDGPEAGLPPSLVRPAPRGTVDEWRARLEPVTVPPLGRGVHHGVESVLWRARRPLHPERLAAVLATVMCGAVRSRGHLWLASRPDSVVAWRSAGPHLELREAGSWLEAGDQRAWNAVSPQRRTLASWFWHDYYGERRNEITFTGTGLDEQRIRSALESAVLSDAELAQGREAWVAHPDPLLSGGGSP; this is encoded by the coding sequence GTGACCGGCAATACCCCCCATGTCCGGGGCGTGGCGGTGGATCATGTGCTGCGCGCGGCTCCGGGCGCCGTGGTCCTCGCGGTGTCGATCCAGCACAGGGACGGCGCATATCCGGCCGTCCAGCGCTTCATCTCCGGTGGCGACGCACGGCAGCAGACGGCCGCGCCCCTGAGCGCAACAGGCGATCCGGCGGTGATCCTCCGCCAGGACCTCCTTGCTCTCCGACGCACCACCGGGGCACCACACGTCGTCCTCGCCCTGCCCGCCGAGTTCGACGTCCTCCCGTTCCTCACAGAGCTGTGGCGCACCCGGATCGGGAGCAGCTCACTGGCCGACCACTACGAACCCGCGCCTCTCCTGGTAGGCGTCGACCCTGCTCCTTTCATGGCGGACATCGGCTGCGTCCACCGAGCCGCACCCCTGTGGGGCGGCGATGGTCACACCGATCCACTGACACCGGCCGAGGCCGCCGCCCGCCAGGTCGAGGCGGCGGACGCCCTGATCCTGCCCGTGGCGGCGAACGGTGACGGTGAACGCATGGAGGGAGTGGCCGCGTTGGCCGGCCACCTCAACGGGCAGGCCGTGCTCGTTGCCTCCTCGCACATCGATGGACCGGAGGCGGGGTTGCCGCCGTCCCTCGTGCGCCCGGCGCCCCGCGGAACCGTCGACGAGTGGCGGGCGCGGCTGGAGCCTGTGACGGTGCCACCCCTGGGGCGCGGCGTTCATCACGGCGTGGAGTCCGTCCTGTGGCGGGCCCGGCGTCCCCTGCACCCCGAACGACTGGCAGCCGTACTCGCCACGGTGATGTGCGGCGCGGTCCGCAGCCGAGGACACCTGTGGCTGGCCAGCCGCCCCGATTCCGTCGTGGCATGGCGCTCGGCCGGCCCGCACCTGGAACTCCGCGAGGCGGGCAGCTGGCTGGAGGCCGGCGACCAGCGCGCCTGGAATGCGGTTTCGCCGCAGCGGCGCACGCTCGCCTCGTGGTTCTGGCATGACTACTACGGCGAGCGGCGCAATGAAATCACCTTCACCGGCACCGGCCTCGATGAGCAACGGATCCGCTCCGCCCTGGAGTCCGCCGTGCTCAGCGATGCCGAACTCGCGCAGGGCAGGGAGGCCTGGGTCGCCCACCCCGATCCGCTCCTGAGCGGCGGAGGTTCTCCTTGA
- a CDS encoding Fur family transcriptional regulator: MTGAKTSPTRMTPQRVAVLRALVNCSDFVSAQTLHARMATMDRAVGLTTVYRALRALQAAGRLDVVRDETGERLYRRRAADGHRHYLLCRSCGHSRPVDSDVVERWVEQTREISGFVALEHTVELTGICASCRPAMHGSAPRPNAKAVQADQADQAEQAEQAEQGV; encoded by the coding sequence ATGACCGGTGCCAAGACATCGCCCACGCGGATGACGCCGCAGCGGGTCGCGGTGCTGCGCGCGCTCGTCAACTGCTCCGATTTCGTCTCCGCCCAGACGCTGCACGCCCGGATGGCGACCATGGACAGAGCGGTGGGACTCACCACGGTCTACCGCGCGTTGCGCGCCCTCCAGGCCGCCGGGCGTCTCGATGTCGTGCGTGACGAGACGGGTGAGCGGCTCTACCGCAGGCGCGCTGCGGACGGTCATCGTCACTACCTGCTCTGCCGCAGCTGCGGTCACAGCCGGCCGGTCGACTCCGACGTGGTCGAACGCTGGGTCGAGCAGACCCGCGAGATCAGCGGGTTCGTCGCCCTCGAGCACACCGTCGAGCTGACGGGCATCTGCGCGAGCTGCCGACCCGCCATGCACGGAAGTGCACCCCGACCGAACGCCAAAGCCGTACAAGCTGACCAAGCCGACCAAGCCGAACAAGCCGAACAAGCCGAACAAGGAGTCTGA
- a CDS encoding CobW family GTP-binding protein produces the protein MSDVVDTEAREPQDGRVPVTVLTGFLGSGKTTLLNRILTEQHGMKIAVIENEFGEVGIDDALVLDAEEEIFEMNNGCICCTVRGDLIRILGALMRRREKFDHILIETTGLADPAPVAQTFFMDDEIAGQLRLDAIVTLVDAAHALPHLDEEKPEGVENEAVEQIAFADRVVLNKTDLADESTIAEVISRIRAINAPVQIIPTQHAEVDLARVMNVGAFDLERVLKDDPEFLTETEHQHDTSVTSVGFELTGELDEDRLNRWLGALLRTKGADIFRSKGILAIAGAPKQYVFQGVHMLLDGEFGRDWQEGESRQSKLVFIGRGLDRAQLETGLAACLTTAGVAA, from the coding sequence ATGTCCGATGTTGTGGATACCGAAGCACGCGAACCACAGGACGGCCGAGTGCCCGTCACCGTACTGACCGGCTTTCTCGGCTCCGGGAAGACCACACTGCTCAACCGCATCCTCACCGAGCAGCACGGCATGAAGATCGCGGTGATCGAGAACGAGTTCGGCGAGGTCGGCATCGACGACGCGCTCGTGCTGGACGCCGAAGAAGAGATCTTCGAGATGAACAACGGCTGCATCTGCTGCACCGTACGAGGGGACCTCATCCGCATCCTCGGCGCGCTGATGCGACGGCGCGAGAAGTTCGACCACATCCTGATCGAGACCACGGGGCTTGCCGACCCGGCCCCCGTCGCCCAGACCTTCTTCATGGACGACGAGATCGCAGGCCAGCTGCGCCTGGACGCCATCGTCACGCTCGTCGACGCGGCGCACGCGCTCCCGCATCTGGACGAGGAGAAGCCGGAGGGCGTGGAGAACGAGGCCGTCGAGCAGATCGCCTTCGCCGACCGGGTGGTGCTCAACAAGACCGACCTGGCGGACGAGTCGACGATCGCCGAGGTCATCTCCCGCATCCGGGCGATCAACGCGCCCGTGCAGATCATCCCGACCCAGCACGCCGAGGTGGATCTCGCGCGGGTCATGAACGTGGGCGCGTTCGACCTGGAGCGGGTGCTCAAGGACGACCCGGAGTTCCTGACCGAGACCGAGCACCAGCACGACACCTCCGTCACCTCCGTCGGCTTCGAACTGACCGGCGAACTGGACGAGGACCGGCTCAATCGCTGGCTGGGCGCCCTGCTGCGCACCAAGGGCGCGGACATCTTCCGTTCCAAGGGCATCCTCGCCATCGCGGGCGCGCCCAAGCAGTACGTGTTCCAGGGCGTGCACATGCTGTTGGACGGCGAGTTCGGGCGGGACTGGCAGGAGGGCGAGAGCCGGCAGTCCAAGCTGGTCTTCATCGGCCGCGGCCTGGACCGCGCACAGCTGGAGACGGGCCTCGCGGCCTGCCTGACCACCGCGGGAGTCGCCGCGTGA